The Nitrosospira multiformis ATCC 25196 region TTATCGGGGGCGCGGTGGCAGCCTTTGTAACGATCTGGGCCGTGACCATCTTCCTGCCGAAAACGGAGGGAATCGACATACTGGCAGCCGGCCTTCTGGCTGCTGCGCTTGTTGTCGTCCCGACATTCCTGATCGGACTGTTGATTTATCGGACGAAGATGAAAAAATCCGCCCCTCCCCCCTCTTCGCAATCATGATTGGGCGAAGAGGCCCGTTTATACGGCGGGGTACGGTTTCCAGATCAGGGTGCCGGCGAGCCAGTCTGCGTTGCACGCATATGAGTGAGTGCAGGGTTTCGCAGGATATACAGCCAGAGTGAAAGATACGAACAGCCGGAGCATTTTACGTCATTCGCCCGTTCTCTGCCCTGCCGCGCCCGGACCATAATGAGCGCGAAGATCATTGACGGCAAGAGGTTGAGCCAGGAGGTGAGGGCGGAGTGCCGGGCACGCGCAGCGCGTTTGGCGGAAAAAGGTACCCAGCCAGGACTGGCGGTGGTTATCGTGGGAGACAATCCGGCTTCCAGGGTGTATGTGCGAAACAAGGCTAAGGCCTGTGGCGAAACGGGCATCTATTCCGAAGTCCACGAATTCCCGGAAAATGCCAACCAGGATGAGGTGATTGGACGCATTCAGGAATTGAACGGGAATCCCGGAATTCACGGCATCCTCGTTCAATTGCCTCTGCCGCGGCATTTCGACAGCAGCAGAGTCACCGAGTCTGTGGCCGTGGAAAAAGATGTGGATGGCTTCCATCTTTATAATGTAGGCGCACTTGTAACCGGTAGCAGCATTTTTCCGCCTTGCACGCCTAACGGCGTGATGAAAATGCTGGAAAAATATGATATTCCGATCGAGGGGCAGCATGCGGTAATAGTAGGCCGCAGTAATATCGTCGGTAAACCGATGGCGCTGATGCTGCTGCAAAAAGGCGCAACCGTTACCATCTGCACGTCCAGAACGCGGAATCTGGCGGAACACACCAGCCGCGCCGATATTCTGATAGTTGCTGCGGGCAAGCCGCGCCTGATCACCGCCATGATGGTGAAACCGGGAGCGACAGTAATAGACGTCGGCATCAACCGGCTGTCTGACGGGAAGCTGGCGGGAGATGTGGACTTTGAATCGGTCAAGGAAAAGGCGGGTTACATCACGCCTGTGCCGGGGGGAGTAGGTCCGATGACCATTGCGATGCTGCTGTGCAACACCGTTGTGGCAGCCGAGCAGGCGCACGCCCGATTACAGGGTAATTGACAGCGCCTCTATCACATCGGGCAAGCGCCCGACAATTTCGAGACAAGACATGGAACCTATACCGGATATAGACCCGACTGAAACCCAGGAATGGCTGGAGGCGCTGGAATCCGTGTTGACGCACGAGGGGACGGAGCGGGCGCACTATCTGCTGGAAAGACTGGTGGAAAAAGCGCGCCGGTCAGGTGCCTATCTTCCCTATAGCGCCACCACGGCTTATATCAATACCATTCCTCCGGGAAAGGAAGAGTGGTCACCGGGAAATCATGCGCTGGAGCACCGCATCCGTTCCTATGTCCGCTGGAATTCCATGGCCATGGTGTTGCGCGCCAACCGGAATTCCAATGTCGGCGGGCATATTGCCAGCTTTGCCTCGGCCGCTACGCTATATGATGTCGGCTACAACCATTTCTGGCATGCCAGGTCGGAGAATCACGGTGGCGACCTGATATTTGCACAGGGGCATTCATCGCCCGGTCTTTATGCCTATGCTTTTCTGCTGGGGGAACTGACAGAGGAGCAGCTCAATAATTTCCGGCGGGAGGTGGGGGGAAAGGGACTGTCTTCCTATCCGCATCCATGGCTGATGCCTGACTTCTGGCAGTTCCCGACGGTATCAATGGGACTTGGGCCGCTGATGGCGATATATCATGCGCGCTTCATGAAGTATCTGGATAGCCGCGGACTGGTCAAGACGGAGGGCCGAAAAGTGTGGGCCTTCATGGGCGATGGAGAAATGGATGAACCTGAATCACTGGGGTCCATTTCGCTTGCGTCGCGCGAGAACCTGGACAACCTGATTTTTGTCATCAACTGCAACCTTCAGCGTCTCGACGGGCCGGTGCGTGGAAATGGCAAGATCATTCAGGAACTGGAAGCCGCTTTTCGCGGTTCGGGCTGGAACGTCATCAAGGTAATCTGGGGCTCATACTGGGACCCATTGCTT contains the following coding sequences:
- the folD gene encoding bifunctional methylenetetrahydrofolate dehydrogenase/methenyltetrahydrofolate cyclohydrolase FolD encodes the protein MSAKIIDGKRLSQEVRAECRARAARLAEKGTQPGLAVVIVGDNPASRVYVRNKAKACGETGIYSEVHEFPENANQDEVIGRIQELNGNPGIHGILVQLPLPRHFDSSRVTESVAVEKDVDGFHLYNVGALVTGSSIFPPCTPNGVMKMLEKYDIPIEGQHAVIVGRSNIVGKPMALMLLQKGATVTICTSRTRNLAEHTSRADILIVAAGKPRLITAMMVKPGATVIDVGINRLSDGKLAGDVDFESVKEKAGYITPVPGGVGPMTIAMLLCNTVVAAEQAHARLQGN